In Bradyrhizobium sp. G127, one genomic interval encodes:
- a CDS encoding ABC transporter permease, with amino-acid sequence MSGRRIFTRPARLAAIAPYLWMALFFLVPFGFVLKIALSQTAIAQPPYVPVFDLSAGWGALKAALSALSFDNFKLLASDDLYIFSYIRSLVVAITSTAILLLIGYPVAYGMSRLPQRWQPVAMMLVIVPFWTSFLIRIYAWINVLQHDGLLNKVLIALGIVDRPLVWLATDSAMYLGMVYSYFPFMILPLYATLSKMDEVLLEAAADLGCSRVKAFWLVTLPLSLPGIGAGVLLCFIPILGEFVIPDLLAGSDRMMIGQTLWLEFFTNKDWPVASAIAVVLLVLLLVPLLVYEKLQRRHLEWH; translated from the coding sequence ATGAGCGGACGCCGCATCTTCACCCGGCCGGCGCGGCTCGCGGCGATTGCGCCCTATCTCTGGATGGCGCTGTTCTTCCTGGTGCCGTTCGGCTTCGTGCTCAAGATCGCGCTGTCGCAGACCGCCATCGCGCAGCCACCCTATGTGCCGGTGTTCGATCTTTCGGCCGGGTGGGGCGCGCTCAAGGCGGCGCTGTCCGCGCTGTCGTTTGACAACTTCAAGCTGCTGGCATCGGACGACCTCTATATCTTCTCATATATCCGAAGTCTCGTTGTGGCGATTACATCGACGGCCATCCTGCTGCTGATCGGCTATCCGGTGGCTTACGGCATGTCGCGCCTGCCGCAGCGCTGGCAGCCGGTGGCGATGATGCTGGTCATCGTGCCGTTCTGGACCTCGTTTCTCATTCGCATTTATGCCTGGATCAACGTGCTTCAGCACGACGGCCTGCTCAACAAGGTGCTGATCGCGCTCGGTATCGTCGACAGGCCGCTGGTGTGGCTGGCGACCGATTCCGCGATGTATCTTGGCATGGTCTATTCCTATTTCCCGTTCATGATCCTGCCGCTTTACGCAACCTTGTCGAAGATGGATGAGGTTCTGCTGGAGGCCGCCGCCGATCTCGGCTGCTCACGCGTCAAGGCGTTCTGGCTGGTGACGCTGCCGCTGTCGCTGCCGGGCATCGGCGCGGGCGTGCTGCTGTGCTTCATTCCCATCCTCGGCGAATTCGTGATCCCCGATTTGCTCGCGGGTTCCGACCGCATGATGATCGGCCAGACGCTGTGGCTGGAGTTCTTCACCAACAAGGATTGGCCGGTGGCGTCCGCCATCGCGGTCGTCTTGCTTGTGTTGCTGCTGGTGCCGTTACTCGTCTACGAGAAGCTGCAGCGCCGCCATCTGGAGTGGCATTGA
- a CDS encoding glycerol-3-phosphate dehydrogenase produces MADVDIAIIGGGLNGVSIARDAAGRGLKVALFEQNDLGGGAAAASPHLMHGNFIDLERGHALRVRRALVERDIALRTAPHLVRPARFVLPVHADERPPAMLRAGLYAYDRLAPRGSLLHSEALDLTIHAAGHPLKRSLGLALAWSDCTVDESRLVVLTAMDAAAHGAAIRTGARCAWADRSGEWRLTIVNRGERETVRARALVNASGAWTSAVAETVLHLPAVQASLGKISQIVVKRLFDRDDVYVLQNDDRRMIYAIPYHRDFTLIGASERGFAGDPAVMSAGADDVAYLCAAASRYFRERIEPADVVHAVAGGYLASGQDGLMKLDRKPGTAPLLTIIGGVTTSARRRAEIALARLGSFFKASPKSMSAWTADAPLPGGDFSFDALDNQVEDARNRWAFLTEPHARRLVEAYGTRIDRVLGAAKSMDDLGQRFGDDLTASEVRYLMKEEFARFADDILWRRSKLGLTMPRPDRDALQAFMATA; encoded by the coding sequence ATGGCTGATGTCGACATCGCGATCATCGGGGGCGGCCTCAACGGTGTGAGCATCGCGCGTGATGCCGCCGGTCGCGGCCTGAAGGTCGCGTTGTTCGAGCAGAATGACCTCGGCGGCGGTGCCGCGGCGGCATCGCCCCATCTGATGCACGGCAATTTCATCGATCTCGAACGCGGTCATGCGCTGCGGGTCCGCCGTGCCCTCGTTGAGCGGGACATCGCGCTGCGCACCGCGCCGCATCTGGTGCGCCCGGCGCGTTTCGTGCTGCCCGTTCATGCCGACGAGCGGCCGCCGGCGATGCTGCGTGCGGGCCTCTATGCCTACGACCGCCTTGCACCGCGAGGCAGCCTTCTCCATTCCGAGGCGCTCGACCTCACGATCCACGCAGCCGGTCATCCGCTCAAGCGCTCGCTCGGGCTGGCGCTGGCCTGGTCAGATTGCACTGTGGATGAATCGCGGCTGGTCGTTCTCACTGCGATGGATGCCGCCGCGCATGGCGCTGCCATCCGGACCGGGGCGCGTTGTGCGTGGGCGGATCGCTCCGGAGAATGGCGGCTGACCATCGTCAACCGCGGAGAGCGCGAGACCGTCAGGGCGCGCGCGCTGGTGAACGCAAGCGGCGCGTGGACAAGCGCGGTGGCCGAAACCGTCTTGCATTTGCCTGCCGTTCAAGCGAGCCTCGGGAAAATCAGCCAGATCGTCGTCAAGCGCCTGTTCGATCGTGACGATGTCTACGTGCTTCAGAACGACGACCGCCGGATGATCTACGCCATTCCTTATCATCGCGATTTTACCTTGATCGGCGCGTCCGAGCGCGGCTTCGCCGGCGATCCGGCCGTGATGTCGGCAGGGGCGGATGACGTCGCTTATCTTTGCGCGGCCGCCAGCCGCTATTTTCGCGAGCGGATCGAGCCGGCCGATGTGGTTCATGCCGTGGCCGGCGGTTATCTGGCTTCGGGCCAGGACGGACTCATGAAGCTCGACCGCAAGCCGGGCACCGCGCCGTTGCTGACGATCATCGGGGGCGTCACGACCAGCGCCCGGCGGCGCGCCGAAATCGCGCTGGCGCGGCTCGGCTCGTTCTTCAAGGCGTCGCCGAAGTCGATGTCAGCGTGGACCGCTGATGCGCCGCTGCCGGGAGGCGATTTTTCCTTCGATGCGCTGGACAATCAGGTCGAAGATGCGCGCAATCGCTGGGCTTTTCTGACCGAGCCCCACGCGCGAAGGCTGGTGGAGGCCTATGGCACGCGCATCGATCGCGTGCTGGGTGCGGCAAAAAGCATGGATGACCTCGGGCAACGGTTCGGCGATGACCTCACCGCTTCGGAGGTGCGCTATCTGATGAAAGAAGAATTCGCCCGCTTCGCCGACGACATTCTGTGGCGGCGGTCCAAGCTCGGCCTGACGATGCCGCGGCCGGATCGTGACGCACTCCAAGCGTTCATGGCGACGGCATGA
- a CDS encoding ABC transporter ATP-binding protein, producing the protein MTAGPAPLLRIASVVKRFGGFTAVDDLSLDIAAGEFFALLGPSGCGKTTLLRMLAGFETPDAGAIHLNGADIAHVLPHERPVNMMFQNYALFPHLSVEGNIAFGLKRAGLPKDQIASRVAEMIALVRLDGLQARRPDQLSGGQRQRVALARSLARRPKVLLLDEPLAALDKKLRESTQAELMEVQRRLGMTFVIVTHDQEEAMTVADRIGVMDKGRLVQVAPPRELYEAPNSRWIAGFVGDINLIEGQVAARQSGHFSIVTQDAGTIIAAHVPSSATSSVCVAIRPEKIRLSLPAQDAAAAVNTFTGVLASAGFLGGVSVYSVKLDRGAVLRVALANATRTAADGLAVGQRVSLSVAPDDVVVLDR; encoded by the coding sequence ATGACGGCGGGTCCGGCTCCCTTGCTGCGGATCGCATCGGTGGTGAAGCGCTTCGGCGGCTTCACTGCGGTCGACGACCTGTCGCTCGACATCGCCGCCGGCGAATTTTTCGCGCTGCTTGGCCCGAGCGGCTGCGGCAAGACCACGCTGTTGCGCATGCTGGCCGGATTCGAGACGCCCGATGCCGGCGCGATCCATCTCAATGGCGCCGACATCGCGCATGTGCTGCCCCACGAGCGGCCCGTGAACATGATGTTCCAGAATTACGCGCTGTTTCCGCATCTGAGCGTCGAGGGCAATATCGCGTTCGGTCTCAAACGCGCTGGCCTGCCGAAAGACCAGATCGCTTCGCGCGTCGCCGAGATGATCGCGCTGGTGCGTCTCGACGGATTACAGGCACGTCGTCCGGATCAACTGTCCGGCGGCCAGCGCCAGCGCGTGGCGCTGGCGCGCTCGCTGGCGCGGCGCCCAAAGGTGCTGCTGCTCGACGAGCCGTTGGCTGCGCTGGACAAGAAACTGCGCGAAAGCACGCAGGCCGAACTGATGGAGGTGCAGCGCCGCCTCGGCATGACATTTGTCATCGTCACCCACGATCAGGAAGAGGCAATGACGGTCGCGGACCGTATCGGCGTGATGGACAAGGGCCGCCTGGTGCAGGTCGCGCCGCCGCGCGAATTGTACGAAGCACCGAACTCGCGCTGGATCGCGGGTTTCGTCGGCGACATCAATCTGATCGAGGGGCAGGTGGCGGCGCGCCAGTCCGGCCATTTCAGCATTGTAACGCAGGATGCGGGAACCATTATCGCGGCGCATGTGCCTTCGTCCGCGACGAGCAGCGTCTGCGTCGCAATCCGTCCGGAAAAAATCCGGCTGTCGCTTCCGGCGCAGGATGCAGCCGCCGCCGTCAATACATTCACGGGCGTTCTGGCCTCCGCCGGATTTCTCGGCGGCGTGTCGGTCTACAGCGTGAAGCTCGATCGCGGCGCGGTGCTGCGTGTCGCGCTGGCCAACGCCACGCGTACGGCAGCGGATGGCCTTGCAGTCGGGCAGCGCGTTAGTCTGTCAGTCGCGCCCGACGATGTCGTGGTGCTGGACCGATGA